Part of the Gemmatimonadota bacterium genome is shown below.
CGCACCCAGGAGCAGGCCCTGGGATGCCTGCGCAGCGGCGGGCGCCTCGTGCTGGTGGGCTACAGCCCGGAAGCCATGCGGCTCAACGCGGGGCGGGTCATGTTCCGGGAGATCGAGGTGCTGGGCTCCTTGGGCTGCCGGCCCGTGGACTACCCCCGGGTCATCGAGCTGGTGCGCAGAGGGCGCATCGCGCTCGAGCCCCTGGTCACTCATCGCTTCCCGCTGGAGCAGATCGACGAGGCGTTCGACGCGCTGCGGAGCGGCGGGGCGCTGCGCGCGGTCGTCATGCCCTGAAGCGGTGGGGCCGGCCTGCTGCAGCCGGGCGCCGGCCGATCCTGTGCAGGTAGCGCTGTGGCAGGTGCGCCGCTGGCGCTGGCGGCTTGAGCTGGGCGAGTGCGGCGGGCCGTCGTGAATTGTCCTACTGATGCTGACAGGCCGGGACATCCTACCCCTCAGGGGTTGGCCCTGCGGCCCGAAAATGGCCGTGGGACGCGGTTTTTCGCCAGGCGGGCGGCGGTACAGCCATTGCCGCTGTAGCGGCGGTCCCGCGAGAGGAGGGCGTCATGTCCGCTGCCGCGCGTGTGCAGAGCGGGTCGCCGCCGCTGCTGGTCGACCTGATCGAGCTGATCCCTCGGCCATCGAGCTTCTTCCCCGTGCTCTTCCGGCGGGCGGAGTATGAGGCCCTGCCCGAGCTGGTCTTCTCCGCCTCGGCCGGAGTGTTCGTGGCGTATCACGCCGCCCGCTGGGTCGCCCTTGGTGAGCGCCTCGGCTTCGCTACGGCCGCCTTGATCGTCTTGCTGGTGGGCGCCGTGCTGGGGTTGGTGGCGCTGTATTTCGCGGGCGGGCTGCTCTCCTGGAGCGCCGACGCCCTCGAGGGCGAGGGCAATACGGAGCGCATGTACGCGGTGTTCGGCTACTCGAGCTGGCTCTTCCTGCCGCTGCTGGCGGTGGTCGTGCCCACGGAGCTCGCCTTTTATGGCACGGCGGCGCTTTCCGCGGTGCGGCCGGAGGCGCCTGCCCTGGCGGTCTGGGGGATACGCGCACTGGAGCTGGCGACACTCGCCATGTGGGCCATGCTCGTGACCAGGGGTACGGCAGTTGCGGCGCGGCTCGCGGACGTGAAGGCGGCAGAGGTGATTGCGCTTTCCTTGATCGAGATCGGCGGGATTGCGCTGCTGCTGCTGGTGATCGTGATACTCTCGTTCATGTATTGAGATTCCGCATGCGGCACCTTTCGCTGCGCTTCACGCTGGGCCTCGTGCTGGTCGACGTCGCGCTGGTCGGCGGGCTGCTGGTCGCGACCAGCCTGTGGAACACGCGCGCGCAGCGACACGACGCCCTGATCATCAACCTGACCGGGCTGCAGCGCATGCTCAGCCAGAAGATGGCCAAGGAGGCGGCGCTCGGGCTGGTGAAAGGGGACGGGCCGCGCTACGTCGAGCAGATGCACGCCACGGCCCACGAGTTTGCCGTGGACCTGCGCGCACTGATCCAGGGCGGCCCGGCGCAGTACATGGGCACCCTGGTCTGGCTGCCGCCCGCAGAGGACCCGGAGTTCCTGGCGGCGCTCGAGCGCGTGCAGGCGGACTGGGAGCCGCTGCACCGCGCGGCGCACGCGGTGCTGGAATCGGAGCCGGCCAGTCCCGCGTTCCAGCAGGGTGTGGCCGATCTGGAGCGCCTTTCTGGCGCCATCTTGACCAAGGTCGACGCTGCCGTCCGCGTCTACGAGGCGGCGGCAGAAGCCCGGGTGTCGCGCCTCGAGTTGGCGCAACTCGGCTTCCTGGCCGCCGGCGCGCTGGTCCTGCTGCTCAGTTACGCGCTCATCGTGCAGCGGGTGCTGCGGCCGGTGCGCGCGCTGGAGGCCGCGGCCAGCCGCATTGCGGCCGGGGACCTGGACAGCGCCGTGGACGTGCGGGTCGGCAACGAGCTGGGCAGGCTGGGAGAGGTGCTCGAGGGTATGCGTCGCGCCGTGAAGCAGCGGGGCGAGGTGGCGACACTCGAGTCCCGCGGCTGATCCTGCCCATGACGTGGCCGTGCGACGCTGGCGAGGCCCGGTTATCGACGGGAGGTCTTTCGGGCCAGCGCCGGCGCCGCACGGCGACCATGCCGGCCATGCTGGCCAATACCTGCGGGGCCCGGGACATGTCGTTCACGTAGTTGTGACGGGTACCACTGAGCACCGGCGTCCCACGCGCCTCAGGCTGTGGGGCAGACGACCGCAGCCCCCCGGGCCTTCCCTTCCCGCAGGTCGCGCAGCGCTTCATTGGCCTTTTCCAGGGGGTAGGTCTGCGCCTCCACCCGAATGGGGATGCGCGGCGCGAGGGCCAGGAACTCGAGGCCGTCCTGCCGGGTCAGGTTAGCCACGGAGCGGAGGACCCGCTCACCCCAGAGGAGGTGGTAGGGGAAGGAAGGGATATCGCTCATGTGAATGCCGCCGCAGACGACCACGCCGCCCCGGGCCACGGCGCGCAAGGCGATGGTCACCAGCTCCCCCGCCGGCGCGAAGATGATCGCTGCGTCCAGCTCGACGGGGCAGGGCTCGTCGGCCGCGCCTGCCCAGGCGGCGCCCAGCTCGAGGGCGAAGCGCTGGCCGGCGGCATCGCCGGGGCGCGTGAAGGCGTAA
Proteins encoded:
- a CDS encoding zinc-binding dehydrogenase, whose amino-acid sequence is RTQEQALGCLRSGGRLVLVGYSPEAMRLNAGRVMFREIEVLGSLGCRPVDYPRVIELVRRGRIALEPLVTHRFPLEQIDEAFDALRSGGALRAVVMP
- a CDS encoding type IV pili methyl-accepting chemotaxis transducer N-terminal domain-containing protein; protein product: MRHLSLRFTLGLVLVDVALVGGLLVATSLWNTRAQRHDALIINLTGLQRMLSQKMAKEAALGLVKGDGPRYVEQMHATAHEFAVDLRALIQGGPAQYMGTLVWLPPAEDPEFLAALERVQADWEPLHRAAHAVLESEPASPAFQQGVADLERLSGAILTKVDAAVRVYEAAAEARVSRLELAQLGFLAAGALVLLLSYALIVQRVLRPVRALEAAASRIAAGDLDSAVDVRVGNELGRLGEVLEGMRRAVKQRGEVATLESRG